The following proteins are encoded in a genomic region of Reichenbachiella sp.:
- a CDS encoding aldehyde dehydrogenase (NADP(+)): MHGNNRIGFELSDKGTATLQSFNPATAETRAGQFKGATAQDIEAAMKKAEIAFDAYRQTSPEQRAQFLEAIADEILNLGDELVHAAMEESALPEGRIVGERGRTMGQLKLFASLLREGAWVEATIDTAQPDREPLPKPDIRKMLRPIGPVVVFTASNFPLAFSTAGGDTASALASGCPVVVKAHNSHLQTNELVSDAIAKAAEKTGMPDGVYSSLAGEGFELGTTLVKHPKTKAVAFTGSLGGGMALYKMAIERDEPIPVFAEMGSINPVIFLPEKLKAEANDLAKTYAGSITLGVGQFCTNPGLLIGIEGAELDQFCDTLANEISASAAATMLNEGIAKSYTKNKETSLTQNGVKLISSNNGETPRNGANAAVARVSAIDFLSNPNLQHEVFGPYSLVVTCQDQSQLDEVIAQLTGQLTITFMGSEKDFESFEKQIQAAEKKTGRLIYNGVPTGVEVCASMQHGGPFPAATDSRFTSVGSDAIKRFARPVAFQNAPQFLLPAELKNENPNGIWRSVDDHWTNQGI, from the coding sequence ATGCACGGAAACAACAGGATAGGATTCGAATTATCAGACAAAGGAACAGCCACACTGCAATCCTTTAACCCAGCCACAGCAGAAACACGGGCAGGTCAGTTTAAAGGTGCCACAGCACAAGATATTGAAGCGGCCATGAAGAAAGCGGAAATCGCTTTTGATGCTTATCGCCAAACCTCACCTGAACAAAGAGCACAATTCTTAGAAGCCATTGCTGATGAAATTCTGAATCTTGGAGATGAACTCGTGCATGCCGCCATGGAAGAATCTGCGCTGCCAGAAGGGCGAATCGTAGGCGAACGTGGTCGTACCATGGGACAATTGAAATTGTTCGCTTCGCTCTTGAGAGAAGGTGCCTGGGTAGAAGCCACTATTGACACTGCTCAGCCAGATCGTGAGCCACTGCCAAAACCAGACATCAGAAAAATGCTCAGACCGATTGGGCCTGTAGTGGTCTTTACTGCAAGCAACTTTCCTTTGGCCTTTTCTACAGCTGGTGGAGATACGGCCTCGGCACTCGCTTCCGGCTGTCCAGTAGTGGTGAAAGCACACAATTCTCATTTGCAAACCAACGAACTAGTATCTGATGCCATTGCGAAGGCAGCGGAAAAAACAGGGATGCCCGATGGCGTCTATTCTTCGTTGGCAGGAGAAGGATTTGAACTGGGTACTACACTAGTAAAGCATCCAAAAACAAAAGCTGTTGCCTTCACCGGTTCGTTAGGTGGTGGTATGGCACTATACAAAATGGCGATTGAAAGAGACGAGCCTATACCGGTCTTCGCCGAAATGGGAAGCATCAACCCTGTGATCTTCTTACCAGAAAAACTAAAAGCTGAAGCCAACGATTTAGCTAAAACTTACGCAGGGTCAATCACCTTAGGCGTAGGACAATTCTGTACTAATCCTGGATTGTTGATTGGTATCGAAGGTGCGGAGTTGGATCAATTCTGCGACACACTAGCCAATGAAATATCTGCAAGTGCTGCAGCTACCATGCTCAACGAAGGCATTGCCAAAAGCTATACCAAAAACAAAGAAACTTCATTAACCCAAAACGGAGTAAAGTTAATTAGTTCGAATAATGGTGAGACTCCTCGTAACGGTGCTAACGCTGCCGTTGCGAGGGTTTCTGCCATTGACTTTTTAAGCAATCCTAATTTGCAGCACGAAGTATTCGGTCCTTACTCCTTAGTTGTAACGTGCCAAGACCAGTCTCAACTGGACGAAGTCATTGCTCAACTTACCGGGCAATTAACAATTACTTTTATGGGTAGTGAAAAGGATTTCGAATCCTTTGAAAAACAAATTCAAGCTGCCGAGAAAAAGACAGGACGTTTGATTTACAACGGCGTACCAACAGGAGTGGAAGTTTGTGCTTCCATGCAACATGGCGGACCATTCCCGGCAGCTACGGATAGTAGATTCACTTCTGTAGGCTCTGATGCGATCAAAAGATTTGCAAGACCTGTGGCATTTCAAAATGCCCCTCAGTTTTTGTTGCCAGCAGAATTGAAAAACGAAAACCCAAACGGCATCTGGCGCAGTGTAGATGACCACTGGACAAACCAAGGCATATGA
- a CDS encoding ornithine cyclodeaminase family protein: MKYIEAEELEQLLSYEELIPKINEAFAQNYNIPMRHHHQYPNPKEGMESTLLLMPAWDNGENLGVKIVNVSPNNSKHNLPSIQGLYIYFDLQTGTPKALMDAKKLTVKRTAAASALASQYLSRANSQTLLVIGTGALSAELIHAHCAVRPITEVLVWGRSEDKAQTVVDSVNIDGVSIKTIGTIEQGMAQADIISCATLSPTALVFGKNLKPGQHLDMIGAYKPDMREMDDEVLAMADIYVDNLEGATKETGDLAIPIANGTFKIEDIKADLFELAQGKKEVIRTPENITCFKSVGHALEDLAAATLAFDKSQKQLTDV; the protein is encoded by the coding sequence ATGAAATACATAGAGGCAGAGGAACTAGAGCAGCTATTGAGCTACGAAGAGTTGATTCCCAAGATCAACGAAGCATTCGCTCAGAATTATAATATCCCTATGCGCCATCATCACCAATACCCCAATCCAAAAGAAGGCATGGAATCTACTTTGCTCCTCATGCCAGCATGGGACAATGGTGAAAACCTCGGAGTCAAAATCGTAAACGTATCTCCAAATAATTCCAAGCACAACCTACCATCCATACAAGGTTTGTACATCTACTTCGATCTGCAAACAGGCACGCCCAAAGCCTTGATGGATGCGAAAAAACTAACGGTTAAAAGAACAGCCGCAGCCTCCGCATTGGCTTCTCAGTATCTTTCGAGGGCAAACAGCCAAACACTTTTGGTGATTGGTACCGGTGCCTTGTCTGCTGAATTGATTCACGCACACTGTGCTGTTCGCCCAATCACGGAAGTGTTGGTTTGGGGAAGGTCGGAAGATAAAGCACAAACTGTTGTTGATTCAGTCAATATCGATGGAGTCAGTATAAAAACCATCGGTACCATCGAACAAGGGATGGCGCAAGCTGACATTATCAGCTGTGCTACGCTGAGTCCTACGGCCTTAGTATTTGGTAAAAACCTAAAGCCAGGACAGCACCTGGACATGATCGGAGCCTACAAACCTGACATGCGCGAGATGGACGATGAGGTGTTGGCCATGGCTGACATCTATGTCGACAATCTGGAAGGCGCCACCAAAGAAACGGGAGACTTGGCCATTCCAATTGCCAATGGTACATTTAAAATTGAAGACATTAAGGCCGATCTATTTGAATTGGCCCAAGGCAAAAAAGAGGTGATACGAACGCCAGAAAACATCACCTGCTTCAAATCAGTAGGTCATGCTTTAGAAGATTTGGCTGCTGCTACCTTGGCCTTTGATAAATCTCAAAAACAACTAACGGATGTCTAG
- a CDS encoding DUF885 domain-containing protein, producing the protein MKLVNSYWIGLVLLVISCAGPSVSEKDKLFDIIASNEAFEKKEFSSLSDNYNRLPDMSEAAIKKRADFTRDIISQLEAIDKNQLSFEDQITCALFKFVQEDKVAQYDLNGYLNPILADDGFHISFAFTPEYFSFTSKQDYLNYIAVLESFPKYVDQHISLMRKGLEIGMVQPKIILEGYEVTYDNHIVDDLEESLFYKPFLNLPNQLSEEEKAELLEKGQQAVRNGAMAGYQQFSDFMTNEFVPNTRTSIGASELPNGDEFYRQRIKYYTTLELSPDSIHQLGLQEVARIKGEMESIIEEVAFEGSFAEFLDFLRTDPQFYAETPDQLLKEAAWISKSMDGQLPKLFGKLPRQPYTVKPVPDHLAPKYTGGRYSPGSLDANQPGEYWVNTYALESRPLYVLEALSFHEAVPGHHLQEALSRELTHLPEFRQSLYLSVFGEGWGLYSEFLGLEAGFYTDPYSNFGRLTYEMWRACRLVVDTGIHAKGWTRDQVMEYMAANTALSLHEIRTETDRYISWPAQALSYKIGELKIKALRKKAEEQLGEKFDIRAFHDLILSQGTVTLEIMEEMVDQYIEDKLSNKD; encoded by the coding sequence ATGAAATTAGTAAATAGTTATTGGATTGGGCTTGTGCTGCTAGTGATTAGTTGCGCAGGCCCCTCTGTTTCTGAAAAAGACAAACTTTTCGATATCATCGCTTCCAACGAAGCCTTTGAAAAAAAGGAGTTCTCAAGCTTGTCCGATAACTATAACCGTTTACCAGACATGAGTGAAGCAGCCATTAAAAAAAGGGCCGATTTTACTCGAGACATCATTTCACAACTTGAGGCTATTGATAAAAATCAATTGAGCTTTGAAGATCAAATCACTTGTGCACTTTTCAAATTTGTGCAAGAAGACAAAGTGGCTCAATATGATCTAAATGGCTATCTCAATCCGATATTAGCCGATGATGGTTTTCATATTTCCTTTGCGTTCACACCGGAGTATTTTTCATTTACCAGCAAACAAGATTATCTCAATTACATCGCTGTTCTGGAATCATTTCCTAAATATGTAGATCAGCACATTTCGCTGATGCGAAAAGGACTGGAAATCGGAATGGTTCAGCCTAAGATCATATTGGAGGGTTACGAAGTCACCTACGACAATCATATAGTGGATGATCTTGAAGAAAGTCTTTTTTACAAACCCTTCTTGAACCTTCCCAATCAATTATCTGAAGAAGAAAAAGCTGAGCTATTAGAAAAAGGACAGCAAGCGGTTCGAAATGGAGCCATGGCTGGCTATCAGCAATTCTCAGATTTCATGACCAATGAATTTGTGCCAAACACAAGAACCAGTATAGGTGCGAGCGAACTACCCAATGGAGATGAGTTTTATCGTCAGCGAATCAAGTATTACACCACTTTAGAGTTAAGCCCTGACTCCATTCATCAATTAGGGTTACAGGAAGTAGCAAGAATCAAGGGCGAAATGGAATCCATTATTGAAGAGGTGGCATTCGAAGGGAGCTTTGCCGAGTTCTTGGATTTTCTGAGAACTGACCCTCAATTCTATGCAGAGACACCCGACCAGTTGTTAAAGGAAGCCGCTTGGATATCTAAGTCCATGGACGGCCAATTGCCTAAACTTTTTGGGAAGCTGCCCCGACAGCCTTATACCGTCAAACCGGTACCGGATCACCTGGCACCCAAATACACAGGCGGACGATATTCGCCCGGTTCTTTAGATGCCAATCAGCCAGGCGAATATTGGGTGAATACTTACGCATTGGAAAGTAGACCGCTGTACGTGCTAGAAGCACTTTCTTTTCATGAAGCCGTGCCCGGACATCATTTGCAGGAAGCTTTGTCCAGAGAGTTGACACACTTACCAGAATTTAGGCAGTCGCTTTATCTTTCTGTTTTTGGAGAAGGGTGGGGTCTATATTCGGAATTCTTAGGGTTAGAAGCTGGTTTCTACACAGATCCTTATAGCAATTTTGGAAGACTCACTTACGAAATGTGGCGAGCATGTAGATTGGTGGTAGACACCGGTATTCATGCCAAAGGCTGGACCCGAGATCAGGTGATGGAATATATGGCTGCAAATACTGCGCTCTCCTTACATGAAATCAGGACAGAAACTGACCGCTATATCTCATGGCCAGCTCAAGCCCTGTCTTACAAAATAGGCGAATTGAAAATTAAAGCTTTGCGCAAAAAAGCTGAAGAGCAACTGGGTGAGAAATTTGATATCAGAGCATTTCATGACTTGATCTTATCGCAAGGCACAGTGACTTTAGAAATCATGGAAGAAATGGTGGATCAGTATATTGAAGATAAATTATCAAACAAAGATTAA